A stretch of Candidatus Effluviviaceae Genus V sp. DNA encodes these proteins:
- a CDS encoding bifunctional oligoribonuclease/PAP phosphatase NrnA — protein sequence MTTEAAETLRGEGPFIVGAHERPDGDSVGSMLALVRWLRERGRKADAVVPGGVPDPYAALPGAGDVLDFYPEDLSDTTLILVDTPSPDRVAGLENGHERAASVVVIDHHPDNQGYGDINLIDTGASSAALLLYETLTEAGDGLDAETATLLYTGVLTDTGGFRFGNTDERTLRAAAALVGCGARPAEVATLVYGSQPIGSLRLLGLVLSTVETALDGRLAFLTLTDEMRRRAGATGEEIEGLAAYGRGIQGVEVSVLLREEDGRVRLSMRSRGRVDVNALARRLGGGGHRAASGALVEGTIADARGRVIEALGGLLD from the coding sequence ATGACGACGGAGGCAGCGGAGACCCTGAGGGGTGAGGGTCCGTTCATCGTCGGAGCTCACGAACGTCCTGACGGGGACTCTGTCGGCTCGATGCTGGCGCTTGTCAGATGGCTTCGCGAACGGGGACGGAAGGCCGACGCCGTGGTCCCCGGAGGCGTTCCCGATCCCTACGCGGCGCTCCCCGGCGCCGGTGACGTGCTCGACTTCTACCCGGAGGACCTCTCCGACACGACGCTGATCCTCGTCGACACACCGTCGCCCGATCGTGTGGCGGGGCTCGAGAACGGACACGAGCGCGCAGCCAGCGTCGTCGTCATCGACCATCATCCCGACAATCAGGGCTACGGGGACATCAACCTCATCGACACCGGGGCGTCGTCCGCCGCCCTTCTGCTGTACGAGACGCTGACGGAGGCCGGCGACGGCCTCGACGCGGAGACCGCCACGCTGCTCTACACGGGCGTTCTGACCGACACCGGCGGCTTCCGCTTCGGGAACACCGACGAGCGGACCCTCCGTGCGGCCGCGGCGCTGGTCGGCTGCGGGGCCCGCCCGGCGGAGGTGGCGACGCTCGTCTACGGTTCGCAGCCGATCGGCAGCCTCAGGCTTCTCGGTCTGGTCCTCTCGACGGTCGAAACAGCGCTCGACGGACGTCTCGCCTTTCTGACGCTGACCGACGAGATGCGCCGGAGGGCCGGCGCGACAGGTGAGGAGATCGAGGGGCTGGCGGCCTACGGCCGCGGGATCCAGGGCGTCGAGGTCTCCGTGCTCCTGAGAGAGGAGGACGGCCGCGTCCGGCTGAGCATGCGCTCCAGGGGGCGCGTCGACGTCAACGCGCTGGCGCGACGACTCGGGGGAGGCGGTCACAGGGCCGCTTCCGGCGCACTCGTCGAGGGCACCATCGCGGACGCGAGGGGCCGCGTGATCGAGGCGCTCGGAGGACTGCTCGATTGA
- a CDS encoding DUF503 family protein, with protein MVVGTLQVDMIVSESHSLKARRRVVRSLKDRIRGRFNVSVADVGDQDLWQRISLGVAVATSDRRFADEVLDKVLDLIELDGRVNIVSQSRRIE; from the coding sequence GTGGTCGTCGGTACGCTTCAGGTCGACATGATCGTTTCGGAGAGCCACTCGCTCAAGGCCCGGCGCAGGGTGGTCAGGAGTCTCAAGGACAGGATCCGGGGACGGTTCAACGTCTCGGTCGCCGACGTGGGCGACCAGGATCTCTGGCAGAGGATCTCGCTCGGAGTGGCGGTCGCAACCAGCGACCGCCGCTTCGCCGACGAGGTCCTCGATAAGGTGCTCGACCTGATAGAGCTCGACGGCAGAGTGAACATCGTGTCACAGTCACGACGCATCGAGTGA
- the truB gene encoding tRNA pseudouridine(55) synthase TruB: MSDRLLIIDKPSGPTSHDVVARVRRATGVRRVGHAGTLDPRGTGVLVVMVGRTTRLSAYLMDHDKSYSGRMVLGVTTDTQDAEGEVLERRDPSGVDRDRLDSVLDSFRGDIMQTPPMVSALKRGGVPLYELARQGIRVEREARPVTVRDLRIVSFDLPYVEFVIECSKGTYVRTLAADVGEQLGCGAHLDRLRRTRVGPFRVEEAVALADIMEAGDAWLELGVPPLGALPDLDVVTLSEEQAERVMDGGGVRLDDAQASGVSTDRALLTEDGAALMAVARVTRNGGTVRVDPEKVFVPPI, encoded by the coding sequence TTGAGCGACAGACTGCTGATCATCGACAAACCGTCGGGGCCCACCTCGCACGACGTCGTGGCCAGGGTCCGAAGAGCCACGGGCGTGCGCCGCGTCGGCCACGCGGGGACGCTCGATCCCCGAGGCACGGGCGTACTGGTCGTCATGGTGGGACGGACGACGCGTCTGTCGGCCTACCTCATGGACCACGACAAATCCTACAGCGGCCGGATGGTCCTCGGTGTGACGACCGACACACAGGACGCCGAGGGCGAGGTGCTCGAGCGCAGGGACCCCTCGGGAGTCGACCGCGACCGTCTCGACTCGGTCCTTGATTCCTTCAGGGGCGACATCATGCAGACGCCGCCGATGGTGTCGGCTCTCAAGCGCGGCGGCGTGCCGCTCTACGAACTGGCCAGACAGGGGATCCGTGTCGAGCGCGAGGCCCGTCCCGTGACGGTCCGCGATCTTCGCATCGTGAGCTTCGACCTCCCGTACGTCGAGTTCGTGATCGAATGTTCGAAGGGCACGTATGTCCGCACGCTCGCGGCCGACGTCGGCGAGCAGCTGGGATGCGGAGCGCATCTCGACCGTCTGAGGCGCACACGGGTCGGTCCCTTCCGCGTGGAGGAGGCCGTCGCCCTTGCGGACATCATGGAGGCCGGCGACGCCTGGCTGGAGCTGGGGGTGCCGCCGCTCGGCGCCCTTCCAGATCTCGATGTCGTCACGCTGAGCGAGGAGCAGGCCGAGCGCGTGATGGATGGGGGCGGGGTCAGGCTGGACGATGCTCAGGCGTCGGGTGTCTCGACCGATCGAGCTCTTCTGACGGAGGACGGAGCGGCGCTGATGGCCGTGGCGAGGGTCACGAGGAACGGTGGGACCGTCCGGGTCGATCCCGAGAAGGTCTTCGTCCCGCCCATCTGA
- the infB gene encoding translation initiation factor IF-2, which yields MAKKRVYQVAKEFRISSEALIGMLQKLGYDISSHMNAIDEETIEAARAEFEKEKDAVKREYAKKIKKAIRKKKGKGALKVKKTPTKEKRRVAETLPPKKEAAKPEPKVPEPPKKPKVDRKKIVAEAARQAARDVLAKQREERAAKKAAEKKRLAEEKRRREEEKRAAQERAAREAEEAKREREKKEKAPEKEKKGAAPAKREKKPRKGRGDRRRKRRPRVDQKTVEETVRKTMAASGERRTRRRKKRDRGDGTVADDERAIQIPEFASVGEFAEQVEMPVNDVIKKCLDLGLMVTINQRLDADTIQLLAEEVDADVELMREYGEDILEQDLEEATSEEDVETAPRAPVVVVMGHVDHGKTLLLDYIRSTNVVGGESGGITQHIGAYEVEYEGERVTFLDTPGHEAFTAMRARGAQATDVVVLVVAADDGVMPQTLEAIDHAKAAGVPIIVAVNKIDLPGANPDKVRSELAQHGLTVEEWGGETVAVETSAKTGQGVDKLLEMILFQSGLLELKAVDSGPGRGVVIEVEKERGRGIVATVLVESGTLRVGDPFVVGLADGKVRSMHDEFNNEVEEAGPSKPVQISGLTGVPQAGDVLAVVSDERLARDISGKRRQQQWERQTRFQHRVTLEDLHDQILEGQVKELRIIIKGDVDGSIGALADSLERLSTEEVKVEVIRKAVGAVTESDVLLAAASNAIIVGFHIGASVRVRDLARREQVEIRLYKIIYEAVEDIRAAMEGLLEPERREVVIGTAEVRETFKVPNKGTIAGCYVLSGVIRRGAKTRVIRDEMLHHEGTVESLKRFKDDVREVQQGFECGVGIAGLDDIETGDRIEVYEIEEVARKLADSK from the coding sequence GTGGCGAAGAAGCGCGTTTACCAGGTCGCGAAGGAGTTTCGCATATCGAGCGAAGCTCTGATCGGCATGCTTCAGAAGCTTGGCTACGACATCTCGAGCCACATGAACGCCATCGATGAGGAGACCATCGAAGCGGCGCGCGCTGAGTTCGAGAAGGAGAAGGACGCCGTCAAGCGGGAGTATGCCAAGAAGATCAAGAAGGCGATCCGAAAGAAGAAGGGCAAGGGCGCGCTCAAGGTCAAGAAGACCCCGACGAAGGAGAAGCGGCGCGTCGCGGAGACCCTTCCTCCGAAGAAGGAAGCGGCGAAGCCCGAGCCGAAGGTGCCGGAGCCTCCGAAGAAGCCGAAGGTCGATCGCAAGAAGATCGTCGCCGAGGCTGCCCGCCAGGCTGCGCGCGACGTGCTCGCGAAGCAGCGGGAGGAGCGCGCCGCGAAGAAGGCGGCCGAGAAGAAGCGGCTGGCCGAGGAGAAGAGGCGCAGGGAAGAGGAGAAACGGGCCGCGCAGGAGCGGGCCGCCCGGGAGGCCGAGGAGGCGAAGCGCGAGCGGGAGAAGAAGGAGAAGGCCCCCGAGAAGGAGAAGAAGGGAGCCGCGCCCGCGAAGCGTGAGAAGAAGCCGAGGAAGGGCAGGGGCGACCGCCGCAGGAAGCGTCGACCGAGGGTCGATCAGAAGACCGTCGAAGAGACGGTCCGGAAGACCATGGCGGCCTCAGGCGAGCGGAGGACCAGACGTCGCAAGAAGCGCGACAGGGGCGACGGGACGGTCGCGGACGACGAACGCGCCATCCAGATCCCCGAGTTCGCGTCGGTCGGCGAGTTCGCCGAGCAGGTCGAGATGCCGGTCAACGACGTGATCAAGAAGTGCCTCGACCTCGGTCTGATGGTCACCATCAACCAGAGGCTCGACGCCGACACCATCCAGCTTCTCGCCGAGGAGGTGGACGCGGACGTCGAGCTGATGAGGGAGTACGGCGAGGACATCCTCGAGCAGGATCTCGAGGAGGCCACGTCCGAAGAGGATGTCGAGACCGCACCGCGCGCACCGGTCGTCGTGGTCATGGGACACGTCGACCACGGCAAGACGCTGCTCCTGGACTACATCCGCAGCACGAACGTCGTGGGAGGCGAGTCCGGCGGCATCACACAGCACATCGGTGCCTACGAGGTGGAGTACGAGGGGGAGCGGGTCACCTTCCTCGACACCCCGGGTCACGAGGCCTTCACGGCAATGCGGGCCCGGGGCGCTCAGGCGACCGATGTGGTGGTGCTCGTCGTCGCGGCCGACGACGGGGTGATGCCCCAGACCCTCGAGGCGATCGACCACGCAAAGGCGGCCGGGGTCCCGATCATCGTGGCTGTCAACAAGATCGACCTGCCGGGCGCGAACCCCGACAAGGTGCGATCCGAACTCGCTCAGCACGGACTGACTGTCGAGGAGTGGGGCGGCGAGACGGTCGCCGTCGAGACCTCCGCGAAGACCGGCCAGGGCGTCGACAAGCTCCTGGAGATGATCCTCTTCCAGTCGGGGCTTCTCGAGCTCAAGGCGGTCGACTCGGGTCCGGGGCGCGGCGTGGTCATCGAGGTCGAGAAGGAGCGGGGCCGCGGCATCGTCGCGACGGTGCTGGTAGAGTCCGGAACGCTGCGGGTCGGAGACCCGTTCGTGGTCGGGCTTGCCGACGGGAAGGTCCGCTCGATGCACGACGAGTTCAACAACGAGGTCGAGGAAGCGGGCCCCTCGAAGCCCGTCCAGATCTCCGGTCTCACAGGCGTGCCGCAGGCCGGTGACGTGCTGGCCGTCGTCTCCGACGAGAGGCTCGCCCGCGACATCAGCGGGAAGCGTCGCCAGCAGCAGTGGGAGCGCCAGACGCGCTTCCAGCACCGTGTCACGCTCGAGGACCTGCACGATCAGATCCTCGAGGGTCAGGTCAAGGAACTCCGCATCATCATCAAGGGAGACGTCGACGGATCGATCGGCGCACTGGCCGATTCGCTGGAGAGGCTGTCGACCGAGGAGGTCAAGGTCGAGGTCATCCGGAAGGCCGTCGGCGCCGTGACGGAGTCGGACGTGCTGCTGGCCGCGGCATCGAACGCCATCATCGTCGGATTCCATATCGGAGCGTCGGTGAGGGTGCGGGATCTCGCCAGGCGCGAGCAGGTGGAGATCCGCCTGTACAAGATCATCTACGAGGCGGTCGAGGACATCAGGGCCGCCATGGAGGGGCTGCTCGAACCCGAACGGCGCGAGGTCGTCATCGGGACGGCGGAGGTCCGCGAGACCTTCAAGGTCCCGAACAAGGGGACGATCGCGGGCTGCTACGTGCTCTCGGGGGTCATTCGGCGCGGCGCCAAGACGCGCGTCATCCGCGACGAGATGCTCCACCACGAGGGTACGGTCGAGTCCCTGAAACGCTTCAAGGACGACGTCCGAGAGGTTCAGCAGGGCTTCGAGTGCGGGGTCGGCATCGCCGGCCTCGACGACATCGAGACGGGAGACCGGATCGAGGTCTACGAGATCGAGGAGGTGGCGCGGAAGCTCGCCGACTCTAAGTAG
- the rbfA gene encoding 30S ribosome-binding factor RbfA, with protein sequence MTSTRILRLCELIQRELGRIIDQEVNDPRIGMVTVTGVELSEDLRHAKAFVSVLGDDDQKERSLRLLHHAGRFIRGRLAESINLRLVPRIRFILDESAENYLRIAEVLRQIHDEEEPGDDDGGSGDPEG encoded by the coding sequence ATGACATCGACGAGAATCCTCAGATTGTGCGAGCTGATCCAGCGTGAGCTCGGGCGCATCATCGACCAGGAGGTCAACGACCCACGCATCGGCATGGTGACGGTGACGGGGGTCGAGCTGTCGGAGGACCTCCGGCACGCCAAGGCCTTCGTCAGCGTGCTCGGCGACGACGACCAGAAGGAGCGCTCGCTGCGTCTTCTTCATCACGCCGGCCGGTTCATCAGGGGCCGGCTCGCCGAGAGCATCAACCTGCGCCTGGTACCGCGGATCCGCTTCATCCTGGACGAGTCCGCAGAGAACTACCTGCGTATCGCAGAGGTGCTTCGCCAGATCCACGACGAAGAGGAGCCCGGGGATGACGACGGAGGCAGCGGAGACCCTGAGGGGTGA
- the ribF gene encoding riboflavin biosynthesis protein RibF gives MRTVRDVKALAGIDTKDLTLTVGNFDGVHRGHREVLSELKRSAASRGTPAVVVTFAPHPLQIVGRRAPMGLLSPGTERERLIEAEDADLLVVVEFTECVASLSAEAFLRLISVGTGSHLVLGYDFHMGAGRACDIHRMGAIGQGMGFGLDVVPPVSFEGRPVSSSRIREQLAAGELRSANAMLGRAYELAGDVVSGAGHGTELGYPTLNLALPDLKLLPADGVYVARVHGTGPAETAGLVYVGRRPTIDDDGTRRAEVHLPGGPPERTERLSAELLTLLRRDRTYASKDQLAAAIGRDVAEARRLLEEGPEDWRAISF, from the coding sequence GTGCGGACCGTGCGCGACGTGAAGGCCCTGGCGGGCATCGACACGAAGGATCTCACGCTGACCGTGGGCAACTTCGACGGGGTCCACAGAGGACACCGTGAGGTGCTGTCCGAACTCAAGCGTAGCGCCGCATCGCGCGGGACGCCGGCCGTCGTGGTGACGTTCGCCCCTCATCCGCTGCAGATCGTAGGACGGCGGGCCCCTATGGGCCTGCTCTCTCCGGGGACGGAGCGCGAACGGCTGATCGAGGCCGAGGACGCCGACCTGCTGGTCGTCGTCGAGTTCACCGAGTGCGTGGCCTCTCTGTCGGCCGAGGCGTTCCTCAGGCTCATCTCGGTCGGGACCGGCTCGCACCTCGTGCTTGGATACGACTTCCATATGGGCGCGGGTCGGGCGTGCGACATCCACCGGATGGGGGCCATCGGACAGGGCATGGGATTCGGGCTCGACGTCGTGCCTCCGGTGAGTTTCGAGGGGCGCCCGGTCTCGAGCTCCCGCATCCGCGAACAGCTGGCGGCGGGGGAGCTTCGGTCCGCCAACGCCATGCTCGGTCGCGCGTACGAGCTCGCGGGCGACGTCGTCAGCGGCGCGGGGCACGGGACGGAGCTCGGCTATCCGACGCTCAACCTCGCCCTGCCCGACCTGAAGCTGCTGCCGGCGGACGGGGTCTACGTTGCGCGCGTCCACGGAACGGGACCGGCCGAGACGGCGGGACTCGTCTACGTGGGACGCAGGCCGACGATCGACGACGACGGAACGAGACGGGCCGAGGTTCATCTCCCGGGGGGACCGCCCGAACGAACGGAGCGGCTCTCGGCCGAGCTCCTGACTCTCCTCAGGCGGGACAGGACCTACGCCTCGAAGGACCAGCTCGCCGCGGCCATCGGTCGGGACGTGGCCGAAGCGCGCCGCCTCCTCGAGGAGGGGCCGGAGGACTGGCGGGCGATTTCCTTTTGA